The following coding sequences are from one Labeo rohita strain BAU-BD-2019 unplaced genomic scaffold, IGBB_LRoh.1.0 scaffold_171, whole genome shotgun sequence window:
- the LOC127158809 gene encoding sialoadhesin-like isoform X2, with the protein MGLASFFHFSYFFTFLFLVTGSFLNPLQRRNMKASLFLLFQGVLLYVALGWKVRMPKDIHGLKGSCLVIPCSFNYTAYPPANPRRVVWYQWVSSGYPLVYDPRSPNDVIKKFRGKTDLYGDPSSRDCSLLIKNLELSHNGEKIYAWIDPENVGWRTYKFYDVTSTIQVDASPQQPSINLYGGERTGDNITVACSTFHTCPYSKPNITLNGIEGSDTIKDESFKDGLWQTTLTRTGVIKAENSTIECSATHHGGITVTATKNKSAQCVHHKIMIEPELGDVTEGVAKNFICSVYHSCQNENPTITWNYENMQDTKGNKKLSSLNQVTYSNITFLGANKDDGKKLICTANFSGGTITTSVVLHVQCVHHNISIEPELADVTEGVAKNFICSVYHSCQKENPSITWNFENMQVTKGNKTLSGLNQVTYSNITFLGAKEDHGKKLICTAKFSERDVTASVDLNVHCQKMQCQETSLSLSLACHHQRVIQNLPPTMIMKLNTPTWTNSTCMEISDENNVKAKCLNAMFFEKINKIWL; encoded by the exons GTGTTCTGCTGTATGTTGCTCTGGGATGGAAAGTGAGAATGCCAAAAGACATTCACGGCCTCAAAGGTTCCTGTCTGGTTATACCATGTTCTTTTAACTACACAGCATACCCACCTGCAAACCCACGAAGAGTTGTGTGGTATCAGTGGGTCTCTAGTGGTTATCCTCTAGTTTATGATCCAAGGTCTCCAAATGATGTCATTAAAAAGTTCAGAGGGAAAACTGATTTATATGGTGACCCATCAAGTAGGGATTGCAGTCTGCTGATCAAAAACCTGGAACTGTCCCACAATGGAGAGAAAATATATGCATGGATTGACCCTGAAAATGTTGGATGGCGCACCTACAAATTTTATGATGTCACCTCTACAATTCAAGTTGATG CAAGCCCACAGCAGCCCAGCATCAATCTTTATGGAGGTGAAAGGACTGGTGACAACATCACAGTAGCATGTTCAACTTTCCACACGTGCCCATACAGCAAGCCAAACATCACTCTGAATGGTATAGAAGGATCTGATACAATAAAGGATGAGTCTTTTAAAGACGGCCTGTGGCAAACCACTCTGACACGTACAGGTGTCATAAAGGCGGAAAACTCAACTATTGAGTGTTCAGCAACACATCATGGTGGCATAACAGTGACAGCTACTAAAAACAAGAGTGCACAAT gtgttcatcataaaataatgattGAGCCTGAACTGGGAGATGTCACAGAGGGTGTCGCAAAGAACTTTATTTGTAGCGTCTACCATTCCTGCCAGAATGAGAATCCAACCATCACATGGAACTATGAGAACATGCAAGACACAAAGGGGAACAAAAAACTCTCCAGTTTAAATCAGGTCACCTACTCCAACATAACCTTTCTAGGTGCAAACAAAGATGATGGGAAGAAATTGATTTGCACTGCAAATTTTTCTGGAGGAACCATTACAACCTCTGTTGTTTTACATGTACAAT GTGTTCATCATAACATATCAATTGAGCCTGAACTGGCAGATGTCACAGAGGGTGTcgcaaagaacttcatttgtagCGTCTACCATTCCTGCCAGAAAGAGAACCCAAGCATCACATGGAACTTTGAGAACATGCAGGTCACAAAGGGGAACAAAACACTTTCTGGTTTAAATCAGGTCACCTATTCCAACATAACCTTTCTGGGTGCAAAAGAAGATCATGGGAAGAAATTGATATGTACTGCAAAATTTTCTGAAAGGGATGTTACGGCATCTGTTGACTTAAATGTGCATT GTCAAAAGATGCAATGTCAGGAAACAAGTCTTTCTCTAAGCCTTGCATGCCATCACCAAAGAG TGATCCAAAATCTTCCTCC GACAATGATTATGAAGCTGAATACACCAACATGGACGAACTCAACATGTATGGAAATATCTGATGAAAACAACGTCAAAGCAAAATGCCtcaatgcaatgttttttgaaaagatTAACAAAATTtggctttaa
- the LOC127158809 gene encoding sialoadhesin-like isoform X1, whose amino-acid sequence MGLASFFHFSYFFTFLFLVTGSFLNPLQRRNMKASLFLLFQGVLLYVALGWKVRMPKDIHGLKGSCLVIPCSFNYTAYPPANPRRVVWYQWVSSGYPLVYDPRSPNDVIKKFRGKTDLYGDPSSRDCSLLIKNLELSHNGEKIYAWIDPENVGWRTYKFYDVTSTIQVDASPQQPSINLYGGERTGDNITVACSTFHTCPYSKPNITLNGIEGSDTIKDESFKDGLWQTTLTRTGVIKAENSTIECSATHHGGITVTATKNKSAQCVHHKIMIEPELGDVTEGVAKNFICSVYHSCQNENPTITWNYENMQDTKGNKKLSSLNQVTYSNITFLGANKDDGKKLICTANFSGGTITTSVVLHVQCVHHNISIEPELADVTEGVAKNFICSVYHSCQKENPSITWNFENMQVTKGNKTLSGLNQVTYSNITFLGAKEDHGKKLICTAKFSERDVTASVDLNVHSLSHNEADPVLTGLKTIGLYILTPSLVFLITCILAGVIIYKKRQRSKDAMSGNKSFSKPCMPSPKSDPKSSSDNDYEAEYTNMDELNMYGNI is encoded by the exons GTGTTCTGCTGTATGTTGCTCTGGGATGGAAAGTGAGAATGCCAAAAGACATTCACGGCCTCAAAGGTTCCTGTCTGGTTATACCATGTTCTTTTAACTACACAGCATACCCACCTGCAAACCCACGAAGAGTTGTGTGGTATCAGTGGGTCTCTAGTGGTTATCCTCTAGTTTATGATCCAAGGTCTCCAAATGATGTCATTAAAAAGTTCAGAGGGAAAACTGATTTATATGGTGACCCATCAAGTAGGGATTGCAGTCTGCTGATCAAAAACCTGGAACTGTCCCACAATGGAGAGAAAATATATGCATGGATTGACCCTGAAAATGTTGGATGGCGCACCTACAAATTTTATGATGTCACCTCTACAATTCAAGTTGATG CAAGCCCACAGCAGCCCAGCATCAATCTTTATGGAGGTGAAAGGACTGGTGACAACATCACAGTAGCATGTTCAACTTTCCACACGTGCCCATACAGCAAGCCAAACATCACTCTGAATGGTATAGAAGGATCTGATACAATAAAGGATGAGTCTTTTAAAGACGGCCTGTGGCAAACCACTCTGACACGTACAGGTGTCATAAAGGCGGAAAACTCAACTATTGAGTGTTCAGCAACACATCATGGTGGCATAACAGTGACAGCTACTAAAAACAAGAGTGCACAAT gtgttcatcataaaataatgattGAGCCTGAACTGGGAGATGTCACAGAGGGTGTCGCAAAGAACTTTATTTGTAGCGTCTACCATTCCTGCCAGAATGAGAATCCAACCATCACATGGAACTATGAGAACATGCAAGACACAAAGGGGAACAAAAAACTCTCCAGTTTAAATCAGGTCACCTACTCCAACATAACCTTTCTAGGTGCAAACAAAGATGATGGGAAGAAATTGATTTGCACTGCAAATTTTTCTGGAGGAACCATTACAACCTCTGTTGTTTTACATGTACAAT GTGTTCATCATAACATATCAATTGAGCCTGAACTGGCAGATGTCACAGAGGGTGTcgcaaagaacttcatttgtagCGTCTACCATTCCTGCCAGAAAGAGAACCCAAGCATCACATGGAACTTTGAGAACATGCAGGTCACAAAGGGGAACAAAACACTTTCTGGTTTAAATCAGGTCACCTATTCCAACATAACCTTTCTGGGTGCAAAAGAAGATCATGGGAAGAAATTGATATGTACTGCAAAATTTTCTGAAAGGGATGTTACGGCATCTGTTGACTTAAATGTGCATT CCCTTTCCCATAATGAAGCAGACCCAGTGCTCACTGGACTGAAGACTATTGGTCTTTATATCCTAACACCCTCACTTGTGTTCCTCATCACTTGTATACTTGCTGGAGTCATCATATACAAGAAGCGACAGAG GTCAAAAGATGCAATGTCAGGAAACAAGTCTTTCTCTAAGCCTTGCATGCCATCACCAAAGAG TGATCCAAAATCTTCCTCC GACAATGATTATGAAGCTGAATACACCAACATGGACGAACTCAACATGTATGGAAATATCTGA